One Brassica napus cultivar Da-Ae chromosome C2, Da-Ae, whole genome shotgun sequence DNA window includes the following coding sequences:
- the LOC106357408 gene encoding uncharacterized protein LOC106357408, translating into MGSKAVVSVYLIISQCAAIFVTSGVAQMQNPQAIPGLFPPGLVPIDLVKCWSSLFTVEGCVLAISNSFFSGKFENVEAACCKVFSTLDANCWPHMFPLNPFFPPLLKDNCARIIPNSPAHN; encoded by the coding sequence ATGGGAAGCAAAGCTGTGGTCTCAGTCTACTTAATTATTTCACAGTGTGCTGCCATCTTTGTCACTAGTGGAGTAGCTCAAATGCAAAATCCGCAGGCGATTCCAGGACTTTTTCCACCTGGCTTAGTACCTATTGATCTCGTCAAATGTTGGTCGTCTCTCTTTACCGTCGAAGGATGTGTCCTGGCAATCTCCAACTCatttttttctggaaaatttGAAAACGTTGAAGCGGCATGCTGCAAGGTGTTTTCAACTTTAGATGCAAACTGTTGGCCTCATATGTTTCCTTTGAATCCTTTCTTCCCTCCTCTCCTCAAGGACAATTGTGCGCGTATCATCCCTAACTCCCCTGCACACAACTGA
- the LOC125581665 gene encoding uncharacterized protein LOC125581665 — translation MGSKAVVSVYLIISLCAAIFVTRGVAQMQNPQAIPGLFPPGLVPIDLVKCWSSLFTVQGCVLAISNSFFSGKFENVEAACCKVFSTLDANCWPHMFPLNPFFPPLLRDNCARIIPNSPAHN, via the coding sequence ATGGGAAGCAAAGCTGTTGTCTCAGTCTACTTAATTATTTCACTGTGTGCTGCCATCTTTGTCACTCGTGGAGTAGCTCAAATGCAAAATCCGCAAGCGATTCCAGGACTTTTTCCACCTGGCTTAGTACCTATTGATCTCGTCAAATGTTGGTCGTCTCTCTTTACCGTCCAAGGATGTGTCTTGGCAATCTCCAACTCatttttttctggaaaatttGAAAACGTTGAAGCGGCATGCTGCAAGGTGTTTTCAACTTTAGATGCAAACTGTTGGCCTCATATGTTTCCTTTGAATCCTTTCTTCCCTCCTCTCCTCAGGGACAATTGTGCGCGTATCATCCCTAACTCCCCTGCACACAACTGA